From the genome of Terriglobales bacterium:
GCGCCTGGGACGAGCACCTCGACCGCGAGGTCGCCATCAAGCTGCTGCCCGCGGGCGCGCTGGCCGACGAAGAGGCCCGCCGCCGCTTCCGCCAGGAGGCCCAGGCCCTTTCCAAGCTCGAGCACCCCAACATCGCCACCGTCCACGACTTCGACTGCCAGGAGGACACCGACTTCCTGGTCACGGAGTTCGTCCCCGGAGTGGCGCTCGACGAGCAACTGGTGCGCGGGCCCCTGCTGGAGCACGAAGTCCTCGAACTGGGCCGGCAACTGGCGGAGGGGCTGGCGGCGGCGCACGCGCAAGGTCTGGTGCATCGCGACCTCAAGCCCGGCAACCTGCGCTGCACCAGCGACGGGCGGCTGAAGATCCTGGACTTCGGGCTGGCGCGGACGCTGCCCGCGGCTTCGCCCCTGGCCGAGACCGTCAGCCGCAGCGACGTGCTGGCGGGCACGCTCGCCTACATGCCGCCGGAGCAGTTGCGGGGCGAGCCCGTGGACGCGCGCAGCGATCTTTATTCCGCCGGCGTGGTGCTGTACGAGATGGCCACCGGCCGGCCTCCCTTCCAGGGGCAACTGGCCACGGTGCTGGCCGACGCCATCCTGCACAGCCAGCCACTGCCGCCGCGCAGCCTGAAGCCCAGCCTCTCGCCGCGGCTCGAGGACCTGATCCTCAAGTGCCTGGAGAAGGAGCCGGCGCACCGCTACCAGTCGGCGGCGGAACTGCTGGCCGACTTCCGTCGCCTGGCCGAGCAGCCGGCGGAGGAGAAATCGCTGGCCGTGCTCTACTTCCAGAACCTGGGCGGGCGCATCGAGGACGAGTATTTCCGCGACGGCATCACTGAGGACATCACTACCGAGCTTTCCAAGATCCAGGAGCTGCGCGTCTTCTCGCGCTCCGCGCTCTTGCCCTACCGCGACCAGGCCGTCACCCCGCGGCAGGTGGGCCAGCAGTTGCACGCCTCCTACGTGCTGGAGGGCAGCCTGCGTCGCGAAGGCAGCCACCTGCGCCTGACCGCCAGCCTGGTGGAAGCGCGCAGCGGCCACTGCCTGTGGGCGGAGCGCTACGACCGGCAGATGGAAGACGTCTTCGCCATCCAGGACGAGATCGCGCACGCCATCGCGCGCGCCCTGCGCCTGGTGCTCAGCGAGAAGGAAAAGCGTGCCATCGAAAAGCTCCCCACCCGCGACGTACGGGCGTACGACCTCTACCTGCGGGGGCGGGGGTTCTTCCACCAGTTCCGGCGGAAGGGTTTCGACTTCGCCCGCGAGATGTTCACCCGCGCTATCCAGATCGATTCCGCTTACGCCCGCGCCTACGCCGGCATCGCCGACTGCTCTGCCTTCCTCTATTTCTACTGGGAGTCGAGCGAAGCCAACTTGCGGCAGGCGGACGAGGCCAGCCGCAAGGCCCTGGAGCTGGATCCCGATCTGGCCGAGGCCCACGCCTCGCGCGGGCTGACGGCTTCACTGCAGAAGCAGTACGACGAGGCGCGCCAAGAGTTCGAGACCGCCATGCGGCTGGAGCCACGGCTCTTCGAGCCCTACTACTTCCTGGCGCGCAATTGCTACGCCCAAGGCAAGCTGGAGGAGGCGGTGAAGTGGTTCGAGCGCGCCAGCGAGGTCTATCCCGAGGACTACCAGGCGCCCATGCTGATGGCCAGCGCGCTGCATGGGCTGGAGCGAAAGACCGAGGCCCAGGCCGCCTATCGGCGCGGGTTGGAAGCGGCCGAACGCCACCTGGAACTGCATCCCGGCGACTGTCGCGCGCTGTACTTCGGCGCAAACGCGCTCTCCCAAGTCGGGGAGAGACAAAAGTGCAAGCAGTGGCTGGAGCGTGCGTTGACGCTGGAGGGAGACGAGCCCCAGGTGCTCTACAACGTGGCTTGCGTCTATGCCCTGCTGGGCGAGGCGGAACCGGCTATCGACTGCCTGGAGCGCTCCATCACCGGCGGCTGGGGCCAGCGCGAGTGGATGGAGCACGATCCCGACCTGGCCTCGCTGCGGAGCCATCCGCGGTTCCACGCGTTGATGGGGAAAAGACCCGCCTGAGTGCGGCCTAGAGCACGTCCACGGATTCGCAGTAGAGGATCCTGGCGGCGATGCCGAACTGGCCTTCCTTGCCCTGGTCTTCGACGCGCACCACCCGGGCGTGGCAGGACATCCAGCGGTTGCCCTTGGGGCGGAGCTCCGCGGGCATCATGAGCACGACCTCGATGTCGGCGCCCTCTTCGATGCGGGCCTCGCTGATCAGGAACATGCCGCTGGGGCTGATGTCGCGCGCGGTGCCCATCAACTGCCGGCGCATATGGCGGACATTGACGGGCGCCGAACTGGGAAGGCGGCGGGAACTCCGTCGTTCGGCTCCGGACTTGGCCATGGCGCACCTTCCCGGGGGTTCACCTGGGCTCAACCTACTCCACCTCTCGCCGGATGGCAAGCGAAAGGGGGCGGAGCCGGGGCGGGGGCAGGCCGGGACGAGGGTCCGCGCGGCCTGCCTCCGCCTAGTTCGGCTCCTGCCGGTCGCCCACGATCACAACCGGGATCTCCGGACGCATACAGCGCATCAGGCCGGCGAGCTGCGTGACATCGAGCCCGCCGCCGCTTTCCTTGACCACGACGCAGTCGATATCCAGCTCCACGAACAACTCCAGGGCCTGCCGCTCACTGCCCACTTTGAACAGGGTGCAGCCCACGAATTCCGTCCGTCGGCTGCGGTTACGGGGTTTGGCTGCGTCCACCAGCAGGATCGTCGGTTTTGCCGTCACTTCCAAGGATGAATGGCGCATATTAGGGCCGAGCATAGACCTCGGCCCTCCGCTCGTCGAGATTACCAAGGTAAGCATCCACGGGTGACCAAGGTGTGGGTTTCCGCCGAAGGCGGCTAGCGGGTAGAGCGCGCCAGAAGAGCGGCTGCCGCATGGTCGGCATACCACAGCAGCCGCCCGGCATCCGGGCGGACGCGCTGGGCGGGGTAGGCGGCGCCGGCGGGCTCGCCCTCGAGCACATGGCGCAGCATCTCCGCTTTGCTGGCGCCGCTCACCAGGAAGAGCACCTCGGCGGCGTGGTTGAGGACGGGGAAGGTCAAGGTCAGGCGGAAGTCGTGGAACTTCTCGATCCAGTTGGCGGCCACCAGGCGGCTGGTCTCGGCCAGGGCTTGGGAGCCGGGAAAGAGCGAGGCGGTGTGGCCGTCCGGGCCCATCCCCAGCAGGATGAGATCGAAGCGCGGCAGCTCGCCCGGGCGCAGCGCGAAGGACTCCCGCAACAGTTGCTGGTAGGCGTCGGCGGCCTCCTGCGGCGGCAGTTCGCCTTCCATGCGATGGATGTTGGGCTCGGGGATGGCGATGTGATCGAGCAGGGCCTCGCGCACCATTCGGTAGTTGCTCTCCGGGTCGCCGGGAGGAACGTGGCGTTCGTCCCCAAAGAAGAGGTGGATCTTCTCCCAGGGAAGGCGCTGGGGCGGCTGGCGGGCGTCGTCTTCGGCGAGTAGAACGTATGCACCGCGGGGCGTGGTGCCGCCGGCCAGGGCTACGCAGAAGCGGCCGCGCTCGGCCACTGCCTGCCGCGCCGCCCGCGTGAACTCGTCGGCGG
Proteins encoded in this window:
- a CDS encoding protein kinase yields the protein MLEKIGAGGMGEVYRAWDEHLDREVAIKLLPAGALADEEARRRFRQEAQALSKLEHPNIATVHDFDCQEDTDFLVTEFVPGVALDEQLVRGPLLEHEVLELGRQLAEGLAAAHAQGLVHRDLKPGNLRCTSDGRLKILDFGLARTLPAASPLAETVSRSDVLAGTLAYMPPEQLRGEPVDARSDLYSAGVVLYEMATGRPPFQGQLATVLADAILHSQPLPPRSLKPSLSPRLEDLILKCLEKEPAHRYQSAAELLADFRRLAEQPAEEKSLAVLYFQNLGGRIEDEYFRDGITEDITTELSKIQELRVFSRSALLPYRDQAVTPRQVGQQLHASYVLEGSLRREGSHLRLTASLVEARSGHCLWAERYDRQMEDVFAIQDEIAHAIARALRLVLSEKEKRAIEKLPTRDVRAYDLYLRGRGFFHQFRRKGFDFAREMFTRAIQIDSAYARAYAGIADCSAFLYFYWESSEANLRQADEASRKALELDPDLAEAHASRGLTASLQKQYDEARQEFETAMRLEPRLFEPYYFLARNCYAQGKLEEAVKWFERASEVYPEDYQAPMLMASALHGLERKTEAQAAYRRGLEAAERHLELHPGDCRALYFGANALSQVGERQKCKQWLERALTLEGDEPQVLYNVACVYALLGEAEPAIDCLERSITGGWGQREWMEHDPDLASLRSHPRFHALMGKRPA
- the pgl gene encoding 6-phosphogluconolactonase: MSGGSEVRTWPDALHLYRAAADEFTRAARQAVAERGRFCVALAGGTTPRGAYVLLAEDDARQPPQRLPWEKIHLFFGDERHVPPGDPESNYRMVREALLDHIAIPEPNIHRMEGELPPQEAADAYQQLLRESFALRPGELPRFDLILLGMGPDGHTASLFPGSQALAETSRLVAANWIEKFHDFRLTLTFPVLNHAAEVLFLVSGASKAEMLRHVLEGEPAGAAYPAQRVRPDAGRLLWYADHAAAALLARSTR
- a CDS encoding PilZ domain-containing protein, translating into MAKSGAERRSSRRLPSSAPVNVRHMRRQLMGTARDISPSGMFLISEARIEEGADIEVVLMMPAELRPKGNRWMSCHARVVRVEDQGKEGQFGIAARILYCESVDVL